The genomic region TGCTGAAATGAGACAGAAGTTTTACAGATATAAATCATAcagtatatattatttatagaCCTTTTCATGCCCAGAAGGAATACCTGGGATAATAAGAAATGTTATGAATAATCTCATTATCTGTGATCTATTTCGGGATAAGCCATGACAACCTTGTGCAGCCGCAGCTTTGGCCCAGTTGTAAGTCAGAGATAGATGTGCGATACAGCCCATTCATttcaacataaataaacacagcagaagcTAGATTTACTTATTTGCATAGTTGAGTCTTTCGCCCAAATACAAGTTTCATtcgattattatttttttttatcttgcttcttttgttaagtaaaagtgcgAGAGTGGCGGGACTGGTATAGTGTATAGTGTGAAAGCATGTcatctaaataaactcaaaagatTCACTGGAGCAAGAACAGTTACTGATAGAGTGCATTTTTAGCCATAGGGGACACACGCTCTCATATCTGTGTTTACAGTTCCAGTTTGGTACAGCTACTAAAATACCATGCACTCACCAAAGCTGTTGGTTTGAATTGCTATATATTGGTACATTTATTTCATAGGATtatctgtataaaatgtattgaatgagtattaatatttttgcacTTGTGCTTAAATctaaaaactgttttattatcaGCAATTATGATTAAAGCATAACGTAATTATCATAGTTACGTTATAATtaaatctttttgtttttgttgtcaaCATAGTTTGCACACATTTTAATAGTCTTCTGGCATCAGTGCTTTTACTAATGTATTGCTTTAAATTCGTCTAAGCTTGGGGTAGACAAATGGTACtgaattgaaaacaaaaaactggtTTGACAAACACAATGTGTTTCATATAAAAGTCATTACAACACATGTCTATAGAATAATGCTATGGCTTATACGAGAGCTCACTGTACCTTGATCAGGGACTCCACCAGAGCTTTCGCATCAGTCAAAGATTTGTCAGTGCTGACCGTGCATTCATCGCTCACTTTATTATTTACAAGTGGCATGAGGAACAGACAGTCCGAGCCACAAGTCTGCTGTTTACTTCTTGTCTGACCACCTCTGCACGTCCTGTCCCCCCAAAAGATGCTTCATTCAGCAGGCGAGGGTCAGGTGCTCACTCCCAAGTCCCCATGGTCCCAGAACTGCACTCCTGTCCAATTCAAAACCTGCAAAAGTCTTCAACATCCTTTGGAGACAAAACAAGCATCAAAatccaaaagaaaaatgtatttaagtggTGTAAGTTTGAAACAAGGTGCTAACTAATCCAGTGATTGACCCGTATGCAGGCTACTGACGCAGGATAAGGCGTATATGTAATCTCATTAAGTATCGGTGggttgagagaggaggagagaggaggagagaggaggagagaggcagctGCTGGATATACTACAATGGTCCTTTTACTGAGTGAGAGCTGAGCCGCTTCACTCTACTGCACTGTACAGGGTCATGGTGCACATCCCTCATTCAGACCTGACCTTGGTCTTTTTATGTCAAGGAATCAACAAATAAAAGTCTTTGCTacttttgtaaaagtaaaagtagtaaagtactctgCTTaggtacacattttaggtatctgtactgtgcttaagtgaaatttaaaattaatactttttacttttacttcactacatttgagggcaaacatctgtactttctactacatttttgaactgaacttaaaagtaaaaagtattatttatgaTTGTTTGCGAAAAGCCTGAggggttttattttgaacatgtttgtaatttgagcaaacaaaaatatacggGTTAAAACAGCCAGGAAAAAACTGATTaggttgtttctgttgaacaaaattcagcacaaatctttatcaaaatcactacatctcttaaagtacatttttatacggatacttttactttagtatttttttgttcctgtttctgtacttttatttaagtaacaaaactgtaGATGTCTTCCAccaaaaataatctaaaaaaaacaatattctaAAGTTAAAACTGTAACTTTTTCTGTTGGACATTCTGCAATCTGCTTCTCCTTGATgttgagatattattgctttgcctggaatattccacagtatggcattgaaccatactgtccacagagacaagcaggtgactgggccaagttacaagtcaaatctgtggggATACAGCCCGGCTCAGTGCTCCTAGATCCGTGTACtgtcctactgtggaacattccagtcaaatcAGTCAGTCCATCCCGGTGCATCTTCGGTACACACTGAATTCAACTGGTCAAAGTGGCTATAGTAGTATTATATAGTACAGTATAGCATTTATCTAGTTGGAAAGTGACGTCAAGGCTTGTATATAAACACTGCAACATGAAAAGGTGGGAATAAAGACACGCTATTGGCTATAAGTTTAACAAGTTAAGTGTAAAATGCATTAATTGGAAAAAAAGAACATGCCATGCACTTAAAACTGTGCAGCTTCTTGGTTCAAACTTGGTCATTTGTGGCTTTTTGTTCCCTGAGGTCTCTAGATAATGGACGACCCGATTTTACCGGCGTGACGCATGTTCAACATATACCAAGCGTGAAATGTGTGGCGTGACTATTATAGAGGTGTACAGTGCCGTGTATAAAGGAGTGAGGGCACTTTGCTGTAAAGACATGCTTAGGACAAAGAGCTTATAAAACGATGGATTAAATGGTGCACACATGTGAAGGTTCTTTGACATCTTAAAGAGACATGGTGAATCTAAACTGCCCCAGGTCAATGAATGTGAGTGAATGGGTTTATGCCCCGCCTAAGGCCTTTAATGTAAACATATAGATTTGAAGACTTTTCTGagttatttagtattaaactatatatcctttaacattttcatttttattataaataaaaacattgatctaaaatggcttcaTAATAAAAAGCAGGTCTACTGACTTTCTGTTCAAACTTGGAGAGATAAGCCTTAGACAAGGCAAAGCAAATTTATCTGTACAGCACAAATCAtacaaaaagtaatttaaagtgctttacagaatgaaaatgacattaaaatcacaaaaaaactaatcaaaacaaaaataatcatcataaaattaccattaaaagagaagagtgcagaataaaccctttcagtcatgtgcacagctaaacagaactgttttgagcctggatttaaacattgtcaaagtagaggcctgtctcacaccttcaggaagactgttccaggttttagctcaGGGCTGGATAAATTGCACAgaggggccaggatatatatatgtatatatcacATTAgggatttggcctgtaacatgcagcaaagcatgaatatgcaaggctcattgtacaaattgttttccaaatgcattaattacattaataattaatttattaaatttcagttaagtaaacacaatagaaaaactttgaacaaggtttacccttaactattttaatataatttggtcacgttcggcgggtcggattaataaacccaaagggtcatgtgtggcccctgggccgtagtttgcccatgtctgttttagctgcataaaactgaaatgatgaTTCCCCTTATTTTgtcctgagcagcagtgttctggatgtactgttctgtcttaaggttcgtttggagaggccagtgagcaggacattacagtcgtctaacccaggggtcaccaacctttttgaagctgagagctacttcatgggcactgagtcatacgaagggctaccagtttgatacactcttctgaaataatacatttgctcagtttgcctttagttatacattattaataatgattaatgataattatctatgtgaagacactgatcacattaatgatttctcacaattatcaacaatgacagCAAGGTGGGGAACAGATAtcaatattcagcactttaactttattaatcttagtaaatgttacattttcagatgacacttacatcaccacatctcataggaaaagtgtccaaTTTTCACCAGccactgacaaacctttttaacaaaacatggTCCAACAATTATGTAAcgttaaagaaaaatcaacttacatatttttaaataaatctcgtttgctttttgtgactttttcgcTGGTGTCATGAAAAAGCCTGTTGTTACCCAAAGCTGCCTTTAGCTCAGGGCTTGTTCTTCCCATAGTGCGCGTTGTAGGGGGCAGTTGGCGtggagcaggggtcaccaaccctgtgtccgcgggcgccatgtcgcccccaagccccacatgagtcgcccgcagaccggttctaaaaatagcataactcactaatgagctttttatcacccttgcgtttatatagatttaaaaatgacaatatcttaaatgttcattatacgtgaagtttagataagttaaggtgaactttgacctactcacttcaaaggtcagtattgtgcacgtGACAAAACCAATGCTCCGCtctgcgctgtgaggatgcgctgaatgcagtttcttacggcaaaacatggtagaaaatttaaaaaaatcactttcacaacgatttaagactgtaaaagaaacctgtaCGTATCTCATCtgtggagcgactgtggtgacggcaaagacacaatgtggagggacatttCACTAcatctcacaaaactccacactaactacccacggggacgagcgctccccacggggacgcgcactatgggcagaacaagcccagagctaaacgcagctttgggtaaacaacaggctttaaaaatatgtaagcttatttttctttaacattacataattgataactttatgaaacatggtgcaatgtatattatttatgttttcttaaaaaggtttgtcaatggatagtgaaaatgggacacttctcctatgagatgtagtgatataagtgtcatctggaaatttaacaattactaagattagtaaagttaaagtgctgaatactgatatctgtttccctccttgctcattgtttataattattttgagaaatcattaatgtgatcagtgtgttcacatatatgattattatttatcattattaataatgtataactaaaggcaaactgagaaaatgtgttatttcagaagagcgtctcaaactggtagcccttcgtatgactcagtgctcATAAAgaagctctcaggttaaaaaaggttggtgacccctggcgTGGAGCTTTGTTAGTCGTAATGTTCTGTCCCTTCACATTGTGCCGTTTTGTCGTCgccagtcgctccgcagataagacacacgcaggtttcttttataGTTTTCAAATTCATTGTGAAAGTAACATTTTCTTTTCCTGCCATGTTTTaggtaagaaactgcattcagtgcatcctcacagcgctcatGAGCGGAGCACTgcttttgtcacgcgcacaatactgacctttgaactgagtaGGTTCACCTTAACTTACCTAAAACTTagcttcacgtataatgaacacattttttttaagatattgtcatttttcaagctatataaatgcaagagtaattaaacaaataacagaataaaattacattttagattcagCTCAGTGAGTCGtcctatttttagaaccggcctgcgggcgactcatgtagtccttgggggcgacatggtgCCCGCGAGCACtgtgttggtgacccctggtctaacctactggagacaaatgcatggataagtctctctaagtctggctttgacagtatacctttgatttttgcaatgtttttagatggtaaaaaactgcagatgtttctgatttgatgtggctgttaaagttcaagtctgagtccattattggccctagatttctagcctgatttgaaacttttagagagagagactagaggtgactgctgacactttctctatgtttctgtggccaaagatgatgacttcagtcttgtctgagtttacctgaagaaagttgttttacatccacacacactgttggatgcagtggcagagtgaatccactgttcacctgctgccagtaaGACACAGGTACGGtagattttcttttattttataaattttttggctaaaagacATTTTGTAACCTTACATGATTTTTGACTACACTTACATGACTAAGTGCAGAGAAATGGACAGAAATatggggtaggtgaaaacaattTTATTaccaatatattttcaaattagGTAGTACTTACTATAATACTAACTGTAGGcctaattaaatgtaaaaaatgtttttccagttttagTTTTCCATATTTATGATTTGAGATAGATACCTTTTAAATAGTGCAGTGGTTCCAAATCGTCATTTTATTCTACTTATCACCAACTGTTCCTGTGTTtgctgcttctgattggctgaagctAAATgggtggacttttttttttaattgttgaacTACACACATCTgaattttttaaataactgcAGGTAAGTACTGAGAAGTGAGCGGGAGataaggggtaggtgaaaatggCTTACTTTTACTATCCAAAAAAGTGTTTTGCATTCGTTTATGTATAATCataattaaatatgaaaatttACATTCCagcattattttttcacatctGGAATTTGAGCTGTTGACATGGGTCTAACTCTTCAACTAATCCTTTCCTTATCAAATGATTCCCAACGTTCCCAGCACCTGAGTACCCCCTCAGCGTTACCTTACACTCTTGACTATTGCATCGTGTGGCAGTGTTTATTATATTGCCAAATTATAACTTataatttctttgttttgataataTTTATGCCAGAAACATTCTTAATGATGTAAACTGTACTCATCTCTAACTGCTCCTTTTAAATATTGTAGTGGCTCCAAATCTTCTTCCAGACGTTCCTGTGTTTAGTGCTTCTGATTGGCCGAGGTTAAATGGGTGGTCCGACACGGCTCTGCCCTAAATATTGCCCAATGACTTTTCAACCCACCCACACAGTGAAAAGTGAAACTCCACAACACAGAGCAGAGACATGGCGGAGAGCAAATTTCAGCTGGACTTTGATGCATTTTCGTGCCCCATCTGCTTGGATCTACTAAAGAACCCGGTAACCATTCCTTGTGGACACAGCTACTGCATGAGGTGTATTGAAAATCactggaagagagaggaaaagtaTGAACTCTACAGTTGCCCGCAGTGTAGGCAGAGCTTTGTGCCTAGGCCTACCCTGGTTAAAAATACTATGTTGGCTGTTTTGGTGGAGCAGCTACAGAAGAGTGGATGCCAGTCTGCTCCTACTGGCCAATGCACTGCTGAGAAAACAGATATCGTTTGTGATATTTGCATTGGTAAGAAACTAAAAGCTATCCAGTCGTGCCTGCAATGTGTAGCCTCCTATTGCGAGGTTCACTTACAACCTCACTACCAATCGGACGCATTGAGGAAACACCAGCTGATGATGCCATCTGGAAATATCCAAGACAATATTTGTACCAAACATAGTCAAGTGAAGAAGATGTATTGCCGTACCGATAGAGAGCTCATTTGTGGAGTCTGTTGTGTGGACCCACAACATACTGGCCATTGTATAGTGATGGCTGCAGAGGAAAGGGCTGAGAAGCAGGTAGAAGTGGAAGCAAAACATCTCCAAGTTGTGcacaatattcaaaataaagaaacacatttggaGAGCATCAGAAAAGAGCAGCTTGATCTAAAATGTAATGCAGAGGAAGCAGTTGAGATTACAACAGAGAGCTTTACTGGGTTAATTCATGTCATTCAGAAAACCATGTACGACGTGGAACAACAAATATGGAAACGGCAAAAAGCAGAAGAGGACAAAGTTCAACAGCTTTTGGAAAAACTGGAATTTGAACTTAAAGAACTGAGGATAACCCAAGCTGAACTCAACTCATTAGTGCAAACACCGGACCATAACTTCTTCCTACACAAATGTGCAGTTTTATGCAATGAAATTCAAACCATGGACTACATGCAGGTGCCAATAATTGCACTTGAAAAACCTATACAATTTTTTGATCGAGTGGCTATAGCTGTGGCAGAACTAACCGATAATGTAAAGCTTTCTCTAACTGAAGAACTAGCCAAAATATCGCCAGAAATTCACAAGGTGCTAAGTCAACCAGATCCGAAAACGAGAGAGgactttttgaaatattcatgcCAAATTACAATGGACTCCTACACTGCGCATTCACAAATCATGCTTTCTGATGGGGACAGAAGAGCTACACTTATGGAGAAAGatcaaaaatatccaaaacatcCAGGCAGATTTAACTACTACTGGCAGGCTTTGAGCAGAGAGGATCTGATTGGTCGACACTATTGGGAGTTAGAGTGGAGCGGTTCAATGGTGGATATAGCGATCGCATATAAGAGTTTAAAGAGAAAAGGAAACAGCAATGAATGCGTCTTTGGACTTAATGATAAATCTTGGGCTTTATGTATTGAGAAAACTGGTTATGTGTTTAAGTTTAACAAAGTCCAATCGCCGGTCTCAGGTCCGGTTTCGTCTAAAATAGGGGTCTATCTGGATCATAGTGCAGGGGTggtgtgtttttacagtatttCGGATACAATGGCCCTCCtacacagagtccagaccaggttTACACAGCCGCTGCACGTGGGACTGAAGTTTCACTGGGGACTGTATTTTACCCAAGATACTGTACGATTTCTCACTCTTGAGCAAGACCATTAACCAAGATTAATGATGCAGCTTTTCTATTGTTGTcacgaatgttccacagtgtgacattaaacttattcctctccatggagacgagcaggggATGTCATCAGGCCAAAGTCAAGACCGGTTATGGAGAGGTGGAGAATgcactttttcttctttttttttttttttaaacagacaagTCAATAACTATTCACCTTACTGTGGAAGTTGCCATCattgtcattcaggttgtattatttgacatggggctgctgatcttgacaacaataagttctatacagactccagagcagttttaaagcctccagagagtcggtgcagtgttgacttgttggttaCATGTAAATGCTaaatgttttacacaaattaaccgACTTTATATCAGACTTTAACTGcaattttttttccctcaaattctccactgaaatgaatgagattccTGCTTAAACACAAAGTGCCATCACAAAGAAAGTGGTTTAGTGTCATTTATGGCAGACGTGGGCAGGTCAGAAAAATGTCAGTACTGCAGTGACATCTGTGAGTGAAATACATTTTACGTTAATGCAGCTGTTTGCAGCTTAGGCATCATGTTACGCATCAGaaaagtttgaatatttctactgcaaaaatataacatttttacattcaccTCCATCTAAAGTTTTATCACATAcaacttacttcaaaatattagtGGACCCATTTTCAGTCAAGTTTGTGCAAACCTTTCGTGCAGTGCATTTATAAGCTACCAACATTGCTTTTGCCACTAAAACAACCTGCTGTGGATCTACTCATTTCAAACTCACTCTCTGAAGagcaatttaatttattttaaaataatcacacataaaaaacactttaaattatacaatattttacatttaaaaacatggtaTAAAATGTTAGTGTTTGACAGCTCTCACGGTCTTCCTCAAGGTGCGGGCAGAGCTGGAGTTTCGTGGTGACGTCACAGCGTCTTTGATGTTGGCGAGGAGGCCACGTTTGGGCCTGAGCTGCACTGGGCTGCTCTTTAAGGACTTTTCCAGTTGTTCTTTTAGCATCTCAATTTCTTTGTCCTTTTCAATGTTCTGCAGCAGGACGTCCTCCAGAGATTTAGACTAAGAAGCAAGAAAAACGGCACTGAATATAGAAAAGTCCATTTAAAGTAGGGCTGTCAAGGCAAttatactatattgacttatcgttcagtacatGATAGAGTGGGGCTAAGTATTTATGGGGactttctttgtactagtgggaatatttgggttatttttctgtaccatgatgagatttgagctgtagaaggttgaattatgaacttgtatgactcattatagacactaaaatgttgcattctgttatttattgcatttagttatttatttgctgTTTGTGcttaacaattttgtacattgaATACTTTTTGGGATAATTCCACTTTATGGTTTAGTTTCACCATTATCGTTTGTCCATTTACTTCAAATTGTGTTGTCGTGATAGACCCAATTTAAAGTGAGAtatattaaatgtaaatatagcTTGAATTGTGCATCTAAgcagtcatatgcactttaagattCTGCTCAAGATTTTACCTAGTTGACCCTAGTTCAACCTGCTTAACTACTCCtgaaaagtacagtatttttaaactttcacaCCAGGCATGTGAGAGCTTGTGAAAAATATGCCAGATATTTACAAGTTATAACTCACTCAAAGTAATAATCAGGACCATTACCTGTCATCTCCACTTTACATTTTGCAGACAAAAGCTATACAGAAATGTTGTATTTCAGatcatattatttatatatatatatatatatattttttttaatgttaataaccATATCATCGAATTCTTCCAGAATGAAATCACGCCACATGTCCTCAATCTCATTGTCATCAAGGTTACAGCTACGTTGGCTTGGTCTTTCTCTTATCCTTCCATTGTGTCTGTATGTACTTGTAAAAAGCCTATTTTGTGGCCACTGGCCAGATACATTTACAGCAGTAATAAATTATACTTATATTTGAGCTGTAGCCATCAAACAGACTGGACATTTGCTCACCATATCCTCAGCTTTCCTCTTGAGTATTTCAGCCTCCAGTGACGTCTCTGATAAGCAGCTTGTGAGCCACTTGTGTCCCTCACTGAGATCTTTCAGACTTTTCTCCAGTGACATGATCAGCTGGAAAGCAATAATTTAGTAAggataatgaacttttaaaaagaaatatatgAAGATTATACTCAAATACCTGCTGTTTGCTTTCACACATTGTTTCCAAAGCAGACTTTTCTTTATAAAGCCTCTTGCACCTCTCCTCtgttaaaacaaaatcatatgtGGAGGTACGATTCCATGTATGACAAATTTTCAGCCCCTGTCCTTGATTAGGTTTTTCcttaaaaaatgtcaaactctaaCCAAAATATAAGTATAAATGAAATGTGAGTGAGTGATTTTGAACTTAATTAGAA from Periophthalmus magnuspinnatus isolate fPerMag1 chromosome 20, fPerMag1.2.pri, whole genome shotgun sequence harbors:
- the LOC129457226 gene encoding tripartite motif-containing protein 16-like — protein: MAESKFQLDFDAFSCPICLDLLKNPVTIPCGHSYCMRCIENHWKREEKYELYSCPQCRQSFVPRPTLVKNTMLAVLVEQLQKSGCQSAPTGQCTAEKTDIVCDICIGKKLKAIQSCLQCVASYCEVHLQPHYQSDALRKHQLMMPSGNIQDNICTKHSQVKKMYCRTDRELICGVCCVDPQHTGHCIVMAAEERAEKQVEVEAKHLQVVHNIQNKETHLESIRKEQLDLKCNAEEAVEITTESFTGLIHVIQKTMYDVEQQIWKRQKAEEDKVQQLLEKLEFELKELRITQAELNSLVQTPDHNFFLHKCAVLCNEIQTMDYMQVPIIALEKPIQFFDRVAIAVAELTDNVKLSLTEELAKISPEIHKVLSQPDPKTREDFLKYSCQITMDSYTAHSQIMLSDGDRRATLMEKDQKYPKHPGRFNYYWQALSREDLIGRHYWELEWSGSMVDIAIAYKSLKRKGNSNECVFGLNDKSWALCIEKTGYVFKFNKVQSPVSGPVSSKIGVYLDHSAGVVCFYSISDTMALLHRVQTRFTQPLHVGLKFHWGLYFTQDTVRFLTLEQDH